The proteins below come from a single Candidatus Palauibacter soopunensis genomic window:
- the tmk gene encoding dTMP kinase, producing the protein MKGCFLVFEGPEGAGKSLQLERLAERLAASGVPHTVTREPGGTAAAEAIRSVLLDRPELRLDGVAELLLFSASRRAHVEDVIRPALERGEFVLCDRFELSTRVYQGWARGVAAKTVEQVTRAATGGLVPDLYLVLDVPVKVGLGRQWQDQEDPGQLAFFGPAPDRIELEKRSFRERVREGYRQFAAEEKRIVLVDGSGTPDEVEGRVLRLLEERFPDRF; encoded by the coding sequence ATGAAGGGGTGCTTCCTCGTATTCGAGGGACCCGAGGGAGCGGGGAAATCGCTCCAGCTCGAACGGCTGGCCGAACGGCTGGCCGCATCCGGGGTGCCTCACACGGTGACGCGCGAACCCGGCGGCACGGCGGCCGCGGAAGCGATCCGTAGCGTCCTCCTGGACCGGCCGGAACTGCGACTCGACGGGGTCGCCGAACTCCTGCTCTTTTCGGCGTCCCGCCGAGCCCATGTCGAGGACGTGATCCGGCCCGCGCTGGAGCGTGGCGAGTTCGTCCTCTGCGACCGCTTCGAGCTTTCCACCCGGGTCTACCAGGGCTGGGCGCGCGGAGTCGCCGCGAAGACGGTCGAACAGGTCACCCGCGCCGCGACCGGCGGTCTCGTTCCGGATCTATACCTCGTGCTCGACGTACCGGTGAAGGTGGGGCTGGGTCGCCAATGGCAGGATCAGGAAGACCCCGGCCAATTGGCCTTCTTCGGCCCCGCTCCCGATCGAATCGAACTCGAGAAGCGATCGTTCCGCGAACGCGTGCGGGAGGGGTACCGACAGTTCGCGGCGGAAGAGAAGAGGATCGTGCTCGTCGACGGCTCGGGGACCCCGGATGAAGTGGAGGGTCGGGTTCTGAGGCTTCTGGAGGAGAGATTCCCGGATCGTTTCTGA
- the obgE gene encoding GTPase ObgE codes for MRKRGRRAVGGGGILFVDVARIHVTGGAGGAGAVAFRREKGVPRGGPAGGRGGNGGGVILVADRRLDTLLDYSYRAHYKAGRAGHGEGKNRDGASGEDLRLPVPPGTLVRDVETGERIGELLEEGDELVVARGGRGGRGNASFASPTRQTPREWEAGEWGEERHIELELKLIADVGLVGEPNAGKSTLLARVTAAKPRIADYPFTTLTPNLGVVGLSGHRSFVMADIPGIIEGAHEGRGLGTQFLRHIERTRTLALLVPVDGEDPQATYDQLREELRAHDAALAGISHCVLLTKADLNPAAPGPPVSVDAPGSWGQFTISAVTGAGLDRALEGLWRRVRREKEAAAEEAEADPFGGSEAWRP; via the coding sequence GTGCGGAAACGAGGTCGGCGTGCTGTCGGTGGAGGGGGAATCTTGTTCGTCGATGTAGCGAGAATACACGTAACCGGAGGGGCGGGCGGCGCCGGTGCCGTCGCCTTTCGGCGGGAGAAGGGCGTGCCCCGCGGGGGGCCGGCCGGCGGTCGCGGCGGGAACGGCGGCGGCGTGATCCTCGTCGCGGATCGCCGGCTCGACACGTTGCTCGACTACTCGTACCGCGCGCACTACAAGGCCGGGCGCGCCGGACACGGGGAGGGGAAAAACCGGGACGGCGCCTCGGGAGAAGACCTGCGGTTACCGGTACCCCCCGGCACGCTCGTGCGCGATGTCGAGACGGGAGAGCGGATCGGCGAGCTGCTCGAGGAGGGCGATGAACTCGTCGTGGCCCGCGGCGGCCGCGGGGGAAGGGGCAACGCGAGCTTTGCTTCGCCCACGCGCCAGACGCCGCGTGAATGGGAAGCCGGGGAGTGGGGGGAGGAACGGCACATCGAACTCGAACTCAAACTCATCGCCGACGTGGGTCTGGTAGGGGAGCCCAACGCGGGAAAATCGACGCTCCTCGCCCGCGTAACGGCGGCGAAGCCGCGGATCGCGGACTACCCGTTCACCACGCTGACACCCAACCTGGGGGTCGTGGGGCTGAGCGGGCATCGCTCGTTCGTGATGGCGGATATCCCGGGCATCATCGAAGGGGCGCACGAGGGGCGCGGTCTGGGCACGCAGTTCCTTCGGCACATCGAACGTACGCGCACGCTCGCGCTCCTCGTGCCGGTGGACGGCGAAGATCCGCAGGCGACGTACGATCAGCTGCGCGAGGAACTGCGGGCGCATGACGCGGCGCTGGCCGGCATCTCGCACTGCGTTCTCCTGACGAAGGCCGATCTGAATCCCGCTGCGCCGGGACCGCCGGTATCGGTCGATGCTCCGGGAAGCTGGGGCCAGTTCACGATCTCGGCCGTGACAGGGGCCGGCCTCGACCGCGCGCTCGAGGGTCTTTGGAGGCGTGTGCGGAGGGAGAAGGAGGCTGCGGCGGAGGAGGCCGAAGCGGACCCGTTCGGAGGCAGCGAAGCGTGGCGCCCGTGA
- a CDS encoding S41 family peptidase, whose product MRLERSWTTGVLVGAIALATGGWLINQSGAASGGESRRLLDEIHRLISARFVDEIPPEELYQMAIDGMLENLGDPYTTFLEPRDSEDLRLTTTGNYGGLGVRIDVKDDWITVVQVLPNSPALREGLEVGDRIIEVEGESAEGWSVDKAVDTLRGEKGAPVNITIARVGVDLPLAIRIVRDVIQVAQAQGFILDDDIGYVTLRGFSREAKEELIATLDRLVSEGAGGLILDLRRNPGGLLPAGIDVTDLFLERGRPVVETRSRLEEQNYLFRASTEDRYADIPVVVVVDGLSASASEIVAGALQDHDRAVVVGTTTFGKGSVQTLYGLSGNNSMKVTTARWYTPAGRSITKDFDRESALRNLAASAVAISGEPIAARSEPGDREEFRTTGGRTVYGGGGITPDLIVYRDTLSTEEQELRRLATRSGAIPRNIVFRWAVEYSNEHDFNEGFSVTQGMREEVWTALVEAGAEVERELFDESQTYVDWLIADELAGAEFGEVPQLRSRAVRDAQIGVAMGLLREADSPEALLTVAARVAEERGADGAQSEESGGDR is encoded by the coding sequence ATGAGACTGGAGCGATCCTGGACGACGGGAGTGCTGGTCGGCGCCATCGCCCTGGCGACCGGAGGCTGGCTGATAAATCAGAGCGGGGCCGCGAGCGGTGGCGAAAGCCGCCGGCTCCTGGATGAAATCCACCGTCTGATCTCCGCCCGCTTCGTTGACGAGATCCCGCCGGAGGAGTTGTACCAGATGGCGATCGACGGGATGCTCGAGAATCTGGGCGACCCGTATACGACCTTCCTTGAACCTCGGGATTCCGAGGATCTGCGTCTCACCACCACGGGCAACTACGGTGGACTCGGCGTCCGGATCGACGTGAAGGACGACTGGATCACGGTCGTTCAGGTGCTCCCCAACTCGCCGGCGCTCCGGGAAGGACTCGAGGTCGGCGACCGCATCATCGAGGTCGAGGGCGAATCCGCCGAGGGCTGGTCGGTGGACAAGGCCGTAGACACGCTGCGGGGGGAGAAGGGGGCGCCGGTCAACATCACCATTGCGAGGGTAGGCGTGGACCTGCCGCTCGCGATTCGCATCGTGCGCGACGTCATCCAGGTGGCGCAGGCGCAGGGCTTCATCCTGGACGACGATATCGGATACGTGACGCTGCGCGGCTTCAGCCGTGAGGCGAAGGAGGAACTGATCGCGACGCTGGACCGCCTCGTCAGTGAGGGGGCCGGCGGACTGATCCTGGACCTTCGGCGGAACCCCGGCGGCCTGCTGCCTGCGGGAATCGATGTCACGGATCTCTTTCTGGAGCGCGGCAGGCCCGTGGTGGAAACGCGTTCTCGACTGGAGGAACAGAATTACCTGTTCCGCGCCTCCACCGAGGATCGCTACGCGGATATTCCTGTCGTCGTCGTCGTGGATGGCCTGAGCGCGAGCGCGTCGGAGATCGTTGCCGGCGCCCTGCAGGATCACGACCGGGCGGTCGTGGTGGGCACGACGACGTTCGGCAAGGGTTCCGTGCAGACGCTGTACGGGCTCTCCGGGAACAACAGCATGAAGGTGACCACGGCCCGCTGGTATACTCCGGCGGGGCGCTCCATCACGAAGGACTTCGACCGCGAGAGCGCGCTCCGCAACCTGGCGGCGAGCGCCGTCGCGATTTCCGGCGAACCGATCGCGGCGCGGTCGGAGCCGGGAGACCGGGAGGAGTTCAGGACGACGGGCGGCCGGACGGTGTACGGAGGCGGCGGGATTACGCCGGACCTGATCGTCTACCGCGACACGCTCTCCACCGAGGAACAGGAACTGCGCCGCCTCGCGACGCGCTCGGGGGCGATTCCGCGGAACATCGTCTTCCGATGGGCCGTCGAGTATTCGAACGAGCACGATTTCAACGAGGGTTTCTCCGTCACGCAGGGGATGCGTGAAGAAGTCTGGACGGCGCTCGTGGAAGCGGGAGCCGAGGTCGAGAGGGAACTCTTCGACGAGTCGCAGACCTACGTCGATTGGCTCATCGCGGATGAGCTGGCCGGCGCGGAGTTCGGCGAGGTGCCGCAGCTCCGCAGCCGAGCGGTGCGTGACGCGCAGATAGGGGTCGCAATGGGCCTTCTGAGGGAGGCGGATTCGCCGGAAGCGCTGCTCACCGTGGCGGCGCGTGTCGCCGAGGAGCGGGGTGCGGACGGCGCGCAGAGCGAGGAGTCCGGCGGGGACCGCTAG
- a CDS encoding asparaginase: MEPIRVTVDRAGTRESSHLVYGIVHEAGSPGRRHAFGDPPLTAFWRSSMKPLQILPVVRDGVLERLGLGAEALALACASHHGTARHLEVVQSVIDAAELAPEMFTCGPHRPFDDGAARGMDRAGRLPGRIHNNCSGQHAALLALCVARGWPVAGYHEPEHPLQRAIRRELTAWLGEDCERLPWATDGCGLPTPALSLRDMARVFAEFGASPEAAVRSVVTAMTTYPTLVSGPTALSANLMQASSGRILAKEGAEGVFCLASAEGGWGAAFKVMDGATRPLGPAVVHALATLSLLAPAELGQLESFAHPVVRNTCGNEVGVLSVEGESCSSM, translated from the coding sequence ATGGAACCGATCCGCGTCACGGTGGATCGGGCCGGCACGCGGGAATCGTCGCACCTCGTGTACGGCATCGTACACGAAGCCGGTTCCCCGGGTCGCCGCCACGCCTTCGGCGACCCGCCGCTGACGGCCTTCTGGCGTTCTTCGATGAAACCGCTCCAGATCCTTCCAGTGGTCCGAGACGGCGTGCTCGAGCGCCTCGGGCTCGGGGCGGAGGCGCTGGCGCTGGCTTGCGCTTCCCATCATGGCACCGCACGGCACCTGGAGGTTGTGCAGTCCGTGATCGACGCGGCGGAGCTGGCGCCGGAGATGTTCACCTGCGGGCCGCATCGACCGTTCGACGACGGGGCGGCACGAGGGATGGATCGGGCGGGACGCCTGCCGGGACGGATCCACAACAACTGTTCGGGTCAGCATGCGGCGTTGCTGGCGCTGTGTGTCGCCCGCGGCTGGCCCGTGGCGGGCTACCACGAACCGGAGCACCCGCTGCAGCGGGCGATTCGCCGTGAGCTCACGGCGTGGCTGGGTGAAGACTGCGAACGCCTGCCGTGGGCGACGGATGGCTGTGGCCTGCCGACGCCGGCCCTTTCTCTGCGGGATATGGCGCGGGTGTTCGCGGAGTTCGGCGCCTCGCCGGAGGCAGCCGTGCGGTCGGTTGTGACGGCGATGACGACGTACCCGACATTGGTTTCGGGTCCCACGGCGCTCTCCGCGAACCTGATGCAGGCGAGCTCGGGCCGGATTCTGGCCAAGGAAGGGGCGGAGGGAGTTTTCTGCCTCGCGAGCGCCGAGGGGGGGTGGGGCGCGGCCTTCAAGGTGATGGATGGGGCCACACGGCCGCTGGGGCCGGCGGTCGTGCACGCGCTTGCGACGCTGTCGCTGCTGGCGCCGGCGGAGCTCGGGCAGCTGGAGAGCTTCGCGCATCCGGTGGTCCGGAACACGTGCGGAAACGAGGTCGGCGTGCTGTCGGTGGAGGGGGAATCTTGTTCGTCGATGTAG
- a CDS encoding inositol-3-phosphate synthase, whose protein sequence is MVDSDRSPATIASAEGTLGVLLVGLGAVSTTFIAGVEAARRGQNRPIGSLTQMNTIRLGKRTENRTPFIRDFVPLAELDDLVFGAWDPIPDNAYESAKVCGVLRPEDIDPLADFMRGIEPMPAAFDRAYVKKLDGSNVKTGANKRELAEQLREDIRRFKAENGCDRLVMVWAASTEIFMKTSPVHDSPDSFERAMEENHPDIAPSMLYAWAALMEGVPFANGAPNLTCDIPALLALAAERGVAIAGKDFKTGQTLMKTILAPGLKARMLGLNGWFSTNILGNRDGEVLDDPESFKTKEESKLGALEYILQPDMYPDLYGDMYHKVRINYYPPRGDNKEGWDNLDIFGWMGYGMQIKIDFLCRDSILAAPIVLDLALFLDLAARSGLSGVQEWLSFYFKAPQTAPDLYPEHDIFIQHWKLKNTLRWLRGEEQITHLGVEYYD, encoded by the coding sequence ATCGTGGATTCGGATAGATCACCTGCAACCATTGCCTCCGCGGAAGGAACGCTCGGCGTTCTTCTCGTAGGGCTCGGAGCGGTCTCGACGACTTTCATCGCGGGCGTGGAAGCGGCACGCCGCGGGCAGAACCGGCCCATCGGATCGCTCACCCAGATGAATACGATCCGGCTCGGCAAGCGGACCGAGAATCGCACCCCGTTCATCCGCGACTTCGTGCCGCTGGCCGAACTGGACGACCTCGTCTTCGGCGCCTGGGACCCGATTCCCGACAACGCCTACGAGTCGGCCAAGGTGTGCGGCGTCCTCCGGCCGGAGGACATCGATCCGCTTGCCGACTTCATGCGGGGAATCGAACCGATGCCGGCCGCCTTCGACCGCGCCTACGTAAAGAAGCTCGACGGCTCGAACGTGAAGACGGGCGCGAACAAGCGGGAACTCGCCGAACAACTCCGAGAGGACATCCGCCGTTTCAAGGCGGAGAACGGCTGCGACCGCCTCGTGATGGTGTGGGCGGCTTCGACCGAGATCTTCATGAAAACGAGTCCGGTGCACGACAGCCCGGACTCCTTCGAGCGCGCGATGGAGGAGAACCACCCCGACATCGCTCCCTCCATGCTCTATGCGTGGGCCGCGCTCATGGAGGGCGTGCCATTCGCGAACGGGGCGCCGAATCTGACCTGCGACATCCCGGCGCTTCTCGCGCTCGCGGCCGAGCGGGGCGTCGCGATCGCCGGGAAGGACTTCAAGACCGGCCAGACGCTGATGAAGACGATTCTGGCTCCGGGTCTCAAGGCGCGCATGCTCGGCCTCAACGGCTGGTTCTCGACGAATATCCTCGGCAACCGGGACGGCGAGGTGCTCGACGATCCGGAGAGTTTCAAGACGAAGGAGGAGTCGAAGCTCGGGGCCCTCGAATATATCCTGCAGCCGGACATGTACCCGGACCTCTATGGAGACATGTATCACAAGGTCCGCATCAACTACTATCCGCCGCGCGGTGACAACAAGGAGGGCTGGGACAATCTCGACATATTCGGCTGGATGGGGTACGGAATGCAGATCAAGATCGATTTTCTGTGCCGCGACTCCATCCTGGCCGCGCCCATCGTTCTGGATCTGGCGCTCTTTCTCGACCTCGCGGCGCGCTCCGGACTGTCGGGAGTCCAGGAATGGCTGTCCTTCTACTTCAAGGCGCCGCAGACGGCTCCGGACCTGTATCCGGAACACGATATTTTCATCCAGCATTGGAAGCTCAAGAACACGTTGCGCTGGCTGAGGGGGGAGGAACAGATCACCCATCTCGGCGTGGAGTACTACGACTGA
- a CDS encoding TIGR04282 family arsenosugar biosynthesis glycosyltransferase, which translates to MNPRLLVFGRLPEPGHVKTRLYPELTGEGSAVLYEAFLDDAMKLAPDGVAVELWVPDRPGAMERLGSRYPAARVRLQSGGSLGDRLEMAFSCTFDEGVERAVAIGSDHPTLPPRFVVRAFEALADSPMALGPSLDGGYYAIGLHGSAWPGARGLFAGAPWSTSGLFAWTRAHAASLRLDCVELPPWYDVDRPADLARMAGDLTEGSATAGVWARLARPTAEPEG; encoded by the coding sequence CTGAACCCCCGCCTCCTCGTCTTCGGCCGCCTGCCCGAGCCGGGCCACGTCAAGACGCGCCTGTACCCCGAGCTGACCGGGGAGGGGAGCGCCGTCCTGTACGAGGCGTTCCTCGATGACGCCATGAAGCTCGCGCCGGACGGAGTCGCCGTGGAGTTGTGGGTTCCCGATCGTCCCGGAGCGATGGAGCGACTGGGCTCCCGGTATCCCGCGGCTCGCGTCCGCCTGCAATCCGGAGGATCGCTCGGAGACCGGCTTGAGATGGCGTTTTCCTGCACCTTCGACGAGGGCGTGGAGCGCGCGGTTGCGATCGGAAGCGACCATCCAACCCTGCCGCCCCGTTTCGTCGTGCGGGCATTCGAGGCACTGGCGGATAGCCCGATGGCGCTTGGCCCGAGCCTGGATGGCGGATACTACGCGATTGGACTGCACGGGTCGGCGTGGCCGGGCGCCCGCGGTCTCTTCGCCGGGGCTCCGTGGTCGACGTCGGGGCTGTTCGCCTGGACCCGGGCGCACGCCGCGTCGCTGCGGCTCGATTGCGTGGAACTGCCGCCCTGGTACGATGTGGACCGTCCGGCCGACCTGGCGCGCATGGCCGGCGATTTGACCGAAGGGAGCGCGACGGCCGGCGTCTGGGCCCGGCTCGCGCGGCCGACGGCGGAACCGGAGGGGTGA